A single Paenibacillus kribbensis DNA region contains:
- the holB gene encoding DNA polymerase III subunit delta' codes for MSFQHIMGQDIAKKMLQSALRNHTVNHAYVFSGPPGSGQMKMAQTFAKALFCEQRTDDACGECLSCRKVEHGNHPDLHIVEPDGATIKIDQIRGLQRIFSYRSESSNPKVYIIQRADTMTVQAANSLLKFLEEPQLPVVGILISENGQALLPTIQSRTQIVPFHALHPEVMMQELIGEGYTAGLVRSVVYIASGLESCREILQQNWFAEIRNVVLQLVKESMSRGNSSIILAQQKIFKTGLSEHLDILFHLFHLWFKDMLHFRYGRHESIVFIDHLESVSKLAITRSTEQWVSYMDLAATCRKKLRFNVNGQLCVEQLLIGLSDTSGSITG; via the coding sequence ATGTCTTTCCAACATATAATGGGACAGGATATAGCCAAAAAAATGCTGCAAAGCGCGCTACGGAATCACACGGTCAACCATGCCTATGTTTTTAGCGGCCCGCCGGGAAGCGGGCAGATGAAAATGGCGCAGACCTTTGCCAAGGCTTTATTTTGTGAACAACGGACGGATGATGCATGTGGAGAGTGTTTGTCATGTCGTAAGGTAGAACACGGGAATCACCCGGATTTGCATATTGTAGAGCCAGATGGAGCTACGATTAAAATTGACCAGATTCGTGGGCTTCAGCGTATATTTTCTTACAGATCAGAAAGCTCCAATCCGAAGGTATATATCATCCAGCGGGCGGACACCATGACAGTGCAGGCTGCAAACAGCCTACTTAAATTTCTGGAGGAGCCCCAGTTACCCGTGGTTGGCATACTCATTTCTGAAAATGGACAAGCTTTATTGCCTACGATCCAATCACGGACGCAGATAGTTCCTTTTCATGCTTTGCATCCGGAAGTGATGATGCAGGAGTTGATTGGGGAAGGCTATACGGCAGGGCTTGTTCGGTCGGTGGTTTATATTGCTTCGGGACTGGAATCATGTAGAGAAATTCTCCAGCAGAATTGGTTTGCAGAAATTAGAAACGTAGTGTTACAATTAGTGAAGGAGTCCATGAGCCGGGGGAACTCGTCCATTATTCTGGCTCAACAGAAGATTTTTAAAACTGGACTTTCTGAACACCTGGATATTCTGTTTCATCTGTTTCATTTGTGGTTTAAAGATATGCTTCATTTCCGTTACGGAAGGCACGAAAGCATTGTTTTCATAGATCATTTGGAGTCTGTCTCCAAATTGGCAATCACCCGCAGCACGGAACAATGGGTCTCTTATATGGATTTGGCCGCGACTTGCAGGAAAAAGCTCCGTTTTAACGTCAATGGGCAATTATGCGTGGAGCAGCTTCTGATTGGGTTGTCCGATACAAGCGGTTCTATCACCGGCTAA
- a CDS encoding YaaR family protein — MKINPGYRPLQSTLSTNEMSTKPIQPKSFSDVMQQNGEQASQQELNRRFKEIQMQGDRLARSMTIRELKAYKMLVKRFLEDTVRRGVSMKDTKGWDRRGRSKRYKLIDEVDEILLKMADELLDTEQGKIELLQGVGEIRGLLINLSF; from the coding sequence ATGAAAATAAATCCGGGCTATCGCCCTTTACAAAGTACGTTGTCTACAAATGAAATGAGCACGAAGCCGATTCAGCCCAAGAGTTTTTCCGATGTTATGCAGCAAAATGGGGAGCAGGCTTCGCAGCAGGAATTGAATCGGCGCTTCAAGGAAATTCAAATGCAGGGAGATCGTCTTGCACGCTCAATGACGATTCGTGAGCTGAAGGCTTACAAGATGCTGGTCAAACGGTTTTTGGAGGATACAGTTCGGCGAGGCGTATCCATGAAGGATACGAAGGGCTGGGATCGGCGCGGGCGCAGCAAGCGTTACAAGCTGATCGATGAAGTGGATGAGATATTGCTCAAGATGGCGGATGAGCTGCTCGACACCGAACAGGGCAAGATTGAGCTTTTGCAAGGAGTCGGTGAAATAAGAGGGCTGCTGATTAATCTCTCTTTTTAA
- a CDS encoding cyclic-di-AMP receptor, producing the protein MKLIIAIVQDKDSNRLSSGLVKANFRATKLASTGGFLRAGNTTFMIGVDDNQVDSLMNVIRSSCKVREQLVTPVTPMSGTTDSYLPLPVEVQVGGATVFVMPVDRFEHF; encoded by the coding sequence ATGAAGCTGATTATTGCGATTGTACAGGATAAGGATAGTAACAGATTATCCAGCGGACTGGTGAAAGCTAATTTCCGTGCTACGAAATTGGCGAGCACAGGGGGATTTCTGCGTGCAGGTAATACGACGTTTATGATCGGTGTCGATGACAATCAGGTGGACTCGTTGATGAATGTCATTCGCAGCAGTTGCAAGGTTCGTGAACAGCTGGTCACACCCGTTACTCCTATGAGCGGGACGACAGACTCCTATCTGCCGTTGCCTGTTGAAGTACAAGTGGGCGGAGCTACGGTGTTCGTGATGCCTGTAGACCGTTTCGAGCATTTCTGA
- the tmk gene encoding dTMP kinase encodes MNRKGIFITLEGGDGSGKTTMIQRLAKFMEEEGHPVITTREPGGIEISEKIRSIILDPAHTSMDARTEALLYAAARRQHLVEKVKPAIEQGAIVLCDRFVDSSLVYQGFARGIGIDEVATINRFAVDDWEPDATFYLDIEPELGLARINASRGEGMDRLDMESISFHHKVRDAYLELARKFPERITIVDASPAPEQVEQVLKDLLKKRFIQNFNV; translated from the coding sequence ATGAATCGCAAAGGCATTTTTATTACGCTGGAGGGGGGAGACGGCTCCGGTAAAACAACTATGATCCAACGACTGGCGAAGTTTATGGAGGAGGAAGGCCATCCTGTCATCACGACGAGGGAGCCGGGTGGCATCGAAATTTCTGAGAAGATTCGCTCTATCATTTTGGACCCGGCCCATACCAGTATGGATGCCCGGACAGAAGCGCTTTTATATGCGGCAGCTCGGCGCCAGCATTTGGTGGAGAAGGTAAAGCCGGCTATTGAACAGGGAGCTATCGTATTGTGCGATCGTTTTGTGGATAGCAGCTTGGTCTATCAAGGATTTGCAAGAGGAATCGGGATAGATGAGGTTGCAACAATTAATCGTTTTGCGGTCGATGATTGGGAGCCGGATGCCACTTTTTATCTGGATATCGAACCCGAGTTGGGATTAGCGAGAATTAATGCGTCACGGGGAGAGGGAATGGATCGCCTCGATATGGAGAGCATATCGTTTCACCATAAGGTGAGAGATGCCTATCTGGAGCTTGCTCGTAAATTTCCGGAGCGAATTACGATTGTCGATGCATCTCCTGCACCGGAGCAGGTAGAGCAAGTATTAAAGGATTTGCTGAAAAAGCGATTTATTCAGAATTTTAACGTGTAA
- a CDS encoding aminotransferase class I/II-fold pyridoxal phosphate-dependent enzyme: protein MGKKAGHAPLMEALIRYRDKENASFHVPGHKNGQVYEHEDIASLLQEVMSIDATEITGLDDLHHPEDVIREGQELAAKCFGAEESFWLVGGSTVGNLAMILTVCTRPGDILLVQRNVHKSVLNGLMLSGAAAVFLEPEIDTLSGLAVAPSTDTVKAALKAYPSAKGVLLTLPNYYGMGYDLKTTAKVCHAAHVPLLVDEAHGAHYGLHSRLPASALSCGADIVVQSTHKMLPAMTMGAMLHVQGERVQRELLRQRLAMVQSSSPSYPLMASLDLARWHIDVHGEEAFTKGLAAVDAFRKGLEQLPRFRLVEPTRQAKRGEEAHKDSSEGLEGERTSEYSTQDPFKIVLYDTLGVLDGFGLKHELETYGCIPEMSDEKHVVLLFTLGSTARDASHLLQALVHINDDIRFKKAAGEPGSMELEQHGLDYDFSTWNNDRMTAYSNPVEFGLQPISPEQIEVVPVEDSAGRIAAEMIIPYPPGIPLLYAGEKITEANALRMGRLRELGAKWQGVADESMLTIRVFRLE from the coding sequence ATGGGAAAAAAGGCGGGACATGCACCACTAATGGAAGCCCTCATACGCTATCGCGATAAGGAAAATGCTTCTTTTCATGTACCGGGTCACAAAAATGGGCAAGTATATGAGCATGAAGATATCGCGTCTCTGCTACAAGAGGTGATGTCGATTGATGCGACGGAAATTACGGGACTGGATGATTTGCACCACCCAGAAGACGTAATTCGTGAAGGACAAGAGCTGGCTGCGAAGTGTTTTGGTGCAGAGGAGAGCTTTTGGCTGGTTGGGGGGAGTACAGTCGGTAATTTGGCTATGATTCTGACTGTATGTACAAGGCCGGGAGATATACTGCTGGTACAGCGAAATGTACACAAGTCTGTCCTAAATGGTCTTATGCTGTCAGGGGCTGCTGCGGTGTTCCTGGAGCCTGAAATAGATACGCTCAGCGGGCTGGCGGTTGCTCCGTCGACGGATACGGTAAAGGCCGCGCTGAAGGCCTATCCCTCGGCTAAAGGGGTACTGCTTACGCTACCTAATTACTACGGGATGGGGTATGATCTGAAGACAACGGCTAAAGTCTGCCATGCAGCCCATGTGCCGCTATTGGTAGATGAGGCACACGGCGCTCATTATGGATTGCATTCTCGTTTGCCAGCCTCTGCTCTCTCCTGTGGGGCTGATATAGTTGTTCAGTCGACACATAAAATGCTCCCAGCTATGACCATGGGGGCCATGCTGCATGTGCAGGGAGAGCGAGTCCAGCGAGAGTTGCTCCGTCAGCGGCTGGCTATGGTGCAGAGCTCCAGCCCCTCGTATCCGTTAATGGCCTCGCTGGATTTGGCAAGATGGCATATTGATGTTCATGGCGAGGAAGCCTTTACGAAGGGCTTGGCAGCGGTGGATGCTTTTAGAAAGGGTTTGGAGCAGCTTCCACGCTTTCGCTTGGTAGAGCCTACACGGCAAGCAAAACGTGGGGAAGAAGCTCATAAGGACAGCTCTGAGGGCTTAGAAGGGGAGAGGACTAGCGAGTATTCAACCCAGGACCCATTTAAAATAGTATTGTACGATACGCTGGGTGTATTGGATGGCTTTGGACTAAAGCATGAGTTGGAGACTTACGGGTGTATTCCGGAGATGAGTGACGAAAAGCACGTTGTTTTACTGTTTACGTTAGGCTCTACGGCCAGAGATGCGAGTCACCTGTTGCAGGCGCTTGTGCATATAAATGATGATATAAGGTTTAAGAAGGCGGCTGGTGAGCCGGGTTCCATGGAGCTGGAGCAGCATGGGCTAGATTATGATTTTTCCACGTGGAACAATGATCGTATGACGGCTTACTCTAATCCGGTGGAGTTCGGACTTCAACCGATTAGCCCGGAACAGATAGAGGTCGTGCCTGTAGAGGACTCGGCTGGCAGGATAGCTGCGGAAATGATTATCCCGTATCCTCCAGGTATTCCGCTGCTATATGCAGGAGAGAAGATCACGGAGGCGAACGCTCTGCGGATGGGACGGTTACGTGAGCTGGGAGCCAAGTGGCAGGGAGTAGCAGATGAAAGCATGCTTACGATTCGGGTATTCCGTTTAGAATAA
- a CDS encoding sigma factor G inhibitor Gin, whose protein sequence is MHDQNGHRCIICGQHKHEGIFIVSEFICDACEVEMVHTDATDAKYHFFIDQLKQIWVQKNA, encoded by the coding sequence ATGCATGATCAAAACGGCCACCGCTGCATTATATGCGGCCAACACAAGCATGAAGGCATTTTTATCGTTTCCGAGTTTATCTGCGATGCGTGTGAAGTAGAAATGGTGCATACGGATGCAACAGACGCCAAATATCATTTTTTTATTGATCAACTTAAGCAAATCTGGGTTCAGAAAAATGCATAA
- a CDS encoding HD-GYP domain-containing protein — translation MTTVPVSELKAGLKLQSDVFTEMGSLLLPKGRILLPRDLEILQAFLIQQVEVGMEDDATSGGDHATVRSGAAESQAPLDERDEFTQFQDEYDKMVMLVKSAFQSVLVSSLSIFELRSQLESLLAHIQRYNVMTFIPRSMIEVDYIFHNAVLTSLTSYSIAQWIGLPQKDWMQVAFAGLLHDIGNAKMDPVILYKPSALTGEEQEEIRRHTSLGYQLLKNVKAINEGVRLAALQHHEKVDGTGYPLRLKGEQIHIYAKIVGVADVFHAMTLEKTYRPAQSPYLVLEQIKSESFGKLDPSVVQVFIHKLTQFNNGTKVRLNDNRIGEIIFADRDHPTRPLVQVNGEIVNLMLHRELYIECIET, via the coding sequence ATGACAACTGTACCCGTATCCGAATTAAAAGCAGGGCTTAAATTGCAAAGCGATGTATTTACTGAAATGGGTAGCTTGCTGCTGCCGAAAGGGCGCATTCTACTGCCCCGGGACCTGGAAATTTTACAGGCGTTCCTGATCCAGCAAGTGGAGGTAGGGATGGAGGATGATGCAACTTCCGGCGGTGATCATGCTACTGTTCGATCCGGAGCAGCTGAGTCACAAGCCCCCTTAGATGAGCGGGATGAGTTTACACAATTCCAGGATGAGTATGACAAAATGGTGATGCTTGTTAAGAGTGCATTCCAATCAGTACTTGTCTCTAGTTTATCTATATTTGAGCTACGAAGTCAGCTGGAGTCCTTATTGGCGCACATACAGCGCTATAACGTAATGACATTTATTCCGCGATCCATGATCGAAGTTGATTATATTTTTCATAATGCTGTATTGACCTCACTTACTTCGTATTCCATTGCGCAATGGATTGGTTTGCCCCAAAAGGACTGGATGCAGGTTGCCTTTGCCGGATTGCTTCATGATATTGGCAATGCCAAAATGGACCCGGTCATCCTCTACAAGCCTTCCGCATTAACAGGGGAGGAGCAAGAGGAGATCCGTCGTCATACTTCACTGGGATATCAGTTGCTCAAAAATGTGAAGGCCATTAACGAAGGCGTGCGTCTGGCTGCTCTTCAGCATCATGAAAAAGTGGATGGTACCGGATACCCATTGCGTCTCAAGGGGGAGCAAATCCACATATACGCTAAAATTGTCGGAGTGGCTGATGTATTTCATGCCATGACGCTGGAGAAGACATATCGACCTGCCCAATCACCATACCTGGTGCTGGAGCAAATTAAATCAGAATCGTTTGGTAAGCTGGACCCAAGCGTAGTACAGGTTTTCATTCACAAGCTCACCCAATTTAACAACGGGACCAAAGTACGTCTTAATGATAATCGCATAGGGGAAATCATATTTGCTGATCGAGATCATCCGACTCGTCCGTTGGTTCAAGTAAATGGGGAAATCGTTAATTTGATGCTTCACAGAGAGCTTTATATTGAATGTATTGAGACTTAA
- the gyrA gene encoding DNA gyrase subunit A: MADQNNPQIINRDIGVEMRESFMDYAMSIIVSRALPDVRDGLKPVHRRILYAMSELGMSPDKPYKKSARIVGEVIGKYHPHGDTAVYDTMVRMAQDFSLRYMLVDGHGNFGSVDGDMAAAMRYTEARLSKIAMEMLRDLNKETVDFMPNYDGEENEPVVLPARYPNLLVNGVGGIAVGMATNIPPHNLGEVIDGVQALIENPDITPMELMDYIQGPDFPTAGYILGRSGIRQAYQTGRGSVTMRAKTTIEEIGNKARIIVHELPYQVNKARLVEKIAELVRDKRIEGITDLRDESDRTGMRVVIELRRDVNPNVVLNNLFKHTAMQSNFGINMLAIVNNEPKILNLKDVLYHYLKHQVEVIRRRTEFDLKKAEARAHILEGLRIALDHLDEVIALIRSSQTAEAAREGLIERFSLTLEQAQAILDMRLQRLTGLEREKIENEYNELLQKIAEYREILANEHLVLNIISEELNELKERFADERRTEITVGEESILDEDLIPREDVIITVTHTGYIKRLPVTTYRSQKRGGRGVVGMDTKDEDFVEHLFITNSHHHLLFFTDKGKVYRIKAYEIPDLSRTARGTPIINLIQIEQGESINAVIPIEEFVEDSYLFFATQQGIIKKTPLDDYANIRKGGLIAINLREDDALIEVKLTDGQQEMIIGTAEGMSIRFPESDVRSMGRSATGVKGISLDESDAVIGMDVVDTDLDILIVTAKGYGKRTPVADYRIQSRGGKGIKTINVTDKNGPVVGLKVVKTEEDLMIITASGTVIRTSMDEISTMGRNTQGVRLINIREDDSVATVCRANKNEEQEELLEELLEGGEASEGASPSGAEPVLDMDTEGTEGSDSESSENE, encoded by the coding sequence ATGGCCGATCAAAATAACCCGCAGATCATTAACAGGGATATCGGAGTGGAAATGCGCGAATCCTTTATGGATTATGCCATGAGTATTATTGTTAGCCGTGCCTTGCCTGATGTGCGGGACGGACTAAAGCCGGTACACCGTCGTATTTTGTACGCGATGTCCGAGCTAGGCATGTCGCCAGACAAACCTTACAAGAAATCAGCAAGAATCGTCGGCGAAGTTATCGGTAAATATCACCCTCATGGTGATACGGCTGTATATGATACGATGGTGCGGATGGCGCAGGATTTTTCCTTGCGTTATATGCTGGTGGACGGACACGGCAACTTTGGCTCCGTAGATGGAGATATGGCGGCTGCGATGCGTTACACCGAAGCACGGTTGTCGAAGATTGCAATGGAAATGCTGCGTGATTTGAACAAAGAGACCGTTGATTTCATGCCGAACTACGACGGTGAAGAGAATGAACCTGTCGTGTTGCCTGCACGTTATCCTAACTTGCTGGTCAATGGTGTCGGCGGAATTGCAGTCGGAATGGCTACCAATATTCCTCCGCATAACTTGGGAGAGGTTATCGACGGTGTACAAGCACTAATCGAAAACCCTGACATTACGCCAATGGAACTTATGGATTATATCCAAGGGCCGGATTTCCCGACAGCAGGCTATATCTTAGGTCGTTCTGGTATTCGCCAGGCGTACCAAACGGGCCGCGGTTCTGTGACCATGCGTGCAAAGACCACCATAGAGGAAATTGGCAATAAAGCACGGATTATCGTGCATGAGCTGCCTTACCAAGTGAATAAGGCTCGTCTGGTCGAGAAGATTGCTGAATTGGTGCGTGACAAACGCATTGAGGGCATTACAGATCTGCGGGATGAATCGGACCGTACAGGTATGCGTGTCGTTATCGAGTTGCGTAGAGATGTGAACCCGAACGTCGTTCTGAATAATTTGTTCAAACATACGGCTATGCAGTCCAATTTCGGTATCAATATGCTTGCCATTGTGAACAACGAGCCGAAGATATTGAATCTGAAGGATGTCTTGTATCATTATCTCAAACATCAGGTTGAAGTTATTCGTCGTCGGACAGAATTCGACCTGAAAAAAGCCGAAGCTAGAGCACACATTTTGGAAGGCTTGCGCATTGCTCTTGATCATCTGGACGAAGTTATTGCCTTGATCCGTTCCTCTCAAACTGCAGAAGCAGCTCGAGAAGGGCTGATTGAGCGGTTCTCACTTACTCTTGAGCAGGCTCAAGCTATTCTCGATATGCGTCTGCAACGCTTAACCGGTTTGGAACGTGAGAAGATCGAGAATGAGTATAACGAGTTACTACAAAAGATTGCCGAATACCGCGAAATTTTGGCCAACGAGCATTTGGTGCTTAACATCATTAGCGAAGAGCTGAATGAGCTTAAGGAACGCTTCGCTGATGAGCGTCGTACTGAAATTACAGTAGGTGAAGAGAGCATTTTGGATGAGGATCTTATTCCTCGTGAAGATGTTATTATTACCGTAACCCATACCGGGTATATTAAACGCCTTCCCGTTACTACCTATCGCAGTCAAAAACGCGGTGGTCGTGGTGTAGTGGGTATGGATACCAAGGATGAGGATTTCGTAGAGCATCTGTTTATTACGAATTCACATCATCACTTGTTATTCTTCACCGACAAGGGCAAAGTATATCGGATTAAGGCTTATGAGATTCCAGATCTCAGTCGGACAGCCCGGGGGACACCGATTATTAATCTAATTCAGATTGAGCAGGGCGAGTCGATCAATGCGGTTATTCCCATTGAGGAGTTTGTTGAGGATAGCTATCTGTTCTTTGCGACCCAACAAGGGATTATCAAGAAGACGCCGCTCGACGACTATGCTAATATTCGCAAAGGTGGCCTGATCGCCATTAACCTGCGTGAAGATGATGCCCTGATCGAAGTAAAACTGACGGACGGACAGCAGGAAATGATTATTGGTACGGCAGAAGGCATGTCTATTCGTTTCCCTGAGAGCGATGTACGGTCTATGGGCCGTAGCGCTACGGGGGTTAAAGGGATCAGTCTCGATGAGAGTGATGCTGTAATAGGTATGGATGTTGTTGATACCGACCTGGATATCCTGATTGTAACAGCCAAAGGCTATGGCAAACGTACCCCTGTAGCGGATTATCGTATTCAAAGCCGCGGAGGTAAGGGAATTAAGACAATTAATGTTACGGATAAAAATGGTCCGGTTGTCGGCCTTAAGGTTGTAAAAACTGAAGAGGATTTGATGATCATTACAGCCAGCGGTACCGTAATTCGGACCAGTATGGACGAAATCTCTACAATGGGCCGTAATACACAAGGGGTAAGGCTGATTAACATCCGCGAGGATGATTCGGTTGCTACTGTATGTCGTGCGAACAAGAATGAGGAGCAGGAAGAACTACTTGAAGAGCTATTAGAGGGCGGGGAAGCCAGCGAAGGTGCATCTCCATCAGGTGCTGAGCCTGTTCTTGATATGGATACAGAAGGTACGGAAGGTAGCGATTCAGAGTCTTCTGAGAACGAATAA
- a CDS encoding YheC/YheD family protein — protein sequence MSIQRVASKWTKTNAILPNPTLAPYIPETRLYTFEHLNEMLAVYGTVYIKPDNGTYGKGVMRAERLTEPLPPTEEGIIGERIWYVLRYEVDTLTFDSLEELNKVISNRIKKRPYLIQRGIDLLQHETRPFDLRVLTQMNLRKHWETTLIIGRIAAPDKVVTNHHSGGTVRFFNELVAPYLDEKEAVHLEQKLSKLGERVAWQLQKRYPRLKEIGLDVGLDQQIYPWILEVNTRPAIKVFSFLPNKSLYHKIFRYAVGYGRYSASTGKPAHSKRKT from the coding sequence TTGTCTATTCAGCGAGTAGCCAGTAAGTGGACCAAAACAAATGCCATTCTCCCCAATCCAACGTTGGCCCCTTATATACCGGAGACACGTTTGTACACATTCGAGCACTTGAACGAAATGTTAGCGGTGTATGGAACTGTCTATATTAAGCCGGACAACGGTACTTATGGAAAAGGGGTTATGCGTGCAGAAAGGCTCACAGAGCCGCTTCCTCCAACAGAAGAAGGAATCATCGGAGAGAGAATCTGGTACGTCCTTCGTTATGAAGTAGATACCCTTACTTTTGACAGTCTGGAAGAACTGAACAAGGTGATTTCTAACCGCATAAAGAAGCGTCCATATCTGATCCAACGCGGGATTGACCTTCTTCAACATGAGACGCGTCCCTTTGACCTGCGGGTATTAACCCAGATGAACCTGAGGAAACATTGGGAAACGACGCTTATCATAGGACGCATAGCTGCTCCTGACAAAGTCGTCACTAATCACCATAGCGGTGGTACAGTACGCTTTTTCAATGAACTTGTAGCACCCTATCTGGATGAAAAGGAAGCAGTACACCTAGAGCAAAAACTATCAAAATTAGGCGAGCGAGTAGCCTGGCAGCTGCAAAAAAGATACCCTCGGCTAAAGGAAATTGGATTGGATGTGGGATTGGATCAGCAAATCTATCCGTGGATTTTGGAGGTTAATACGAGACCAGCCATTAAAGTCTTTTCTTTCCTTCCCAACAAAAGCCTTTATCATAAAATATTCAGGTATGCTGTAGGCTATGGCCGTTATTCAGCGTCCACGGGCAAGCCTGCACACTCTAAGAGAAAGACCTAG
- the gyrB gene encoding DNA topoisomerase (ATP-hydrolyzing) subunit B — translation MSMNQPSYDASEIQVLEGLEAVRKRPGMYIGSTSVKGLHHLVWEVVDNSIDEALAGYCNSIQVIVHKDNSITVTDNGRGIPVSEHAKMKKSALEVVMTVLHAGGKFGGGGYKVSGGLHGVGVSVVNALSSKVIVHVKRDGHVYEQEYHRGVPQYDVRVIGDTDETGTQTTFYPDEQIFTETTVYDYDTLQTRIRELAFLNKGIAISLTDERTGASDTFHYEGGISEYVQFLNQQREALHEQPIYVEGSRDMIQVEVALQYNDSYTENIYSFANNINTHEGGTHESGFKSALTRIINDYARKNGLIKDSNANLTGDDVREGLTAIISVKIPEPQFEGQTKTKLGNSEVRGIVESLFAEKLQEFLEENPSVSRRVVDKSLQAARAREAARKARELTRRKSALEISSLPGKLADCSSKDASISELYIVEGDSAGGSAKQGRDRHFQAILPIRGKILNVEKARLDRILSSDEIRSMVTAMGTGIGDDFDISKARYHKVIIMTDADVDGAHIRTLLLTFFYRYMRKILDAGYVYIAQPPLFKVERNKVIRYANSEAERDEIIREFGENAKYNVQRYKGLGEMNAAQLWETTMDPESRTMLQVTINDAMLADTLFNTLMGDNVEPRRDFIQEHAKYVKNLDF, via the coding sequence ATGTCTATGAATCAACCGTCTTATGATGCGAGCGAGATTCAGGTCCTGGAGGGCCTGGAAGCGGTTCGGAAACGTCCCGGGATGTATATTGGCTCCACGAGTGTCAAAGGTCTCCATCATTTGGTCTGGGAAGTTGTGGACAACAGCATTGACGAAGCGCTGGCAGGTTATTGTAACAGCATTCAGGTTATCGTTCACAAGGATAATAGCATTACCGTTACAGACAACGGTCGCGGTATTCCGGTAAGTGAGCACGCCAAAATGAAAAAATCAGCGCTGGAAGTCGTTATGACTGTACTTCATGCAGGTGGTAAATTCGGAGGCGGAGGGTACAAAGTCTCCGGCGGTCTGCACGGGGTTGGTGTATCCGTAGTGAATGCTCTATCCAGCAAAGTGATCGTTCATGTCAAACGGGACGGACATGTGTATGAACAGGAATATCATCGCGGTGTACCGCAATATGATGTGAGAGTTATCGGTGACACAGATGAGACGGGGACCCAAACGACATTTTACCCGGATGAGCAAATTTTTACAGAAACAACCGTATATGACTATGATACGCTGCAAACGCGGATTCGTGAGTTGGCTTTTCTGAATAAAGGGATTGCCATCAGCCTGACTGATGAGCGGACGGGTGCCAGCGATACATTCCACTACGAGGGCGGAATCAGTGAATACGTACAATTTTTGAATCAGCAAAGAGAAGCACTTCATGAGCAGCCGATTTATGTCGAAGGCTCACGCGATATGATTCAAGTCGAGGTTGCGCTGCAATATAACGACAGCTACACCGAAAATATTTATTCTTTCGCCAACAATATCAACACGCACGAGGGCGGAACGCACGAATCTGGCTTCAAGAGTGCATTAACCCGGATTATTAACGATTATGCACGCAAAAACGGCCTGATTAAGGATAGCAATGCCAACCTGACTGGCGATGATGTGCGTGAAGGTCTGACGGCGATTATCTCCGTCAAAATTCCGGAACCGCAATTTGAGGGTCAGACCAAAACAAAGCTCGGTAACAGCGAGGTGCGAGGGATTGTCGAATCCCTGTTCGCGGAGAAACTTCAGGAATTTCTGGAGGAAAATCCATCTGTTTCTCGCCGCGTAGTTGATAAATCCTTACAAGCAGCACGTGCCCGCGAAGCAGCGCGCAAAGCGCGTGAGCTGACGCGTCGTAAAAGTGCGCTGGAAATCAGCTCTCTTCCCGGCAAGCTAGCGGACTGCTCCTCCAAGGATGCTTCGATTAGTGAGCTGTACATCGTCGAAGGTGATTCAGCAGGTGGATCGGCCAAACAGGGCCGTGATCGCCACTTCCAAGCTATTTTGCCGATTCGCGGTAAAATCCTGAACGTGGAGAAGGCACGTCTGGATCGCATTTTGTCCAGTGATGAAATCCGCTCGATGGTAACTGCAATGGGTACAGGGATCGGAGACGATTTTGACATCTCCAAAGCACGTTACCACAAGGTCATTATCATGACGGATGCAGATGTCGACGGTGCTCACATTCGCACGCTGCTGCTGACGTTCTTCTATCGGTATATGCGTAAAATTTTAGATGCAGGCTATGTTTACATTGCCCAGCCACCGCTGTTCAAGGTAGAGCGCAACAAGGTCATACGTTATGCGAATTCGGAAGCAGAGCGTGATGAGATCATCAGGGAATTTGGGGAAAATGCGAAGTACAATGTACAGCGCTATAAAGGTTTGGGTGAGATGAACGCGGCACAGCTATGGGAAACGACGATGGACCCTGAAAGCCGTACTATGCTTCAGGTAACCATTAATGACGCGATGCTGGCAGATACACTGTTCAACACCCTAATGGGGGATAATGTAGAACCTCGCCGCGACTTTATTCAGGAACATGCTAAGTATGTGAAAAATCTCGATTTTTAA